A genomic region of Micromonospora sp. NBC_01796 contains the following coding sequences:
- a CDS encoding xanthine dehydrogenase family protein molybdopterin-binding subunit, which translates to MTITPRAIGRPMSRIDGPDKVRGLARYAFEHPVEAPLYLYPVQSTIATGRITAIDTVAACAEPGVVAVLTHDNAPRLDRVESGEHVILQSDRVAFRGQFIGAVLAQTPETARYAAGLVRFTYDAGQPDLDLRVDRDDFTVPAQVLPQFPMNTTQGDVDTALATAAVTLDATYTTPMVHHNPMEPHSTVAHWTDNRLTLYVSSQGVYRVKQVVMALFALEADQVRVISRHVGGGFGSKVLPRADVVLAVMAARMLPGRPVKFALTRQQMFAQVGYRSPTIQRVRLGADGAGRLVAIEHGSVEQTSRVVEFAEHATRMTQSVYAAPHRRSSQRLAALDVPTPSIMRAPGETPGMWALESAMDEMAIACGLDPIEFRILNEPSVHPTTGLPFSSRNLVECLREGARRFGWEGRDPTPGSRREAGWLVGTGVAASTYGVLSFPGSVARIRLGSDARYAVEIAAADIGTGAWTALTQIAADALGVGVDRIDLAIGDTVLPMATGAGGSTGITCWGSTIVAAADQFRRTLADQYGGQVPPDGLEVEAAMPVNPHVGKFAMDSFGAQFAEVRVHPETGEVRVTRLLGVFAVGKVINAKTGRSQLVGGMTMGLSMALHEHSVLDHRFGHVVNQDLAQYHVASNADVGSVEAYWVDEHDPYVNPMGSKGMGEIGIVGTAAAVGNAVFHATGVRVRDLPLTLDKLLGRL; encoded by the coding sequence ATGACGATCACGCCGCGGGCGATCGGTCGGCCGATGAGCCGGATCGACGGCCCGGACAAGGTACGGGGCCTGGCCCGGTACGCCTTCGAACACCCGGTCGAGGCACCGCTCTACCTCTACCCGGTGCAGTCCACCATCGCCACCGGCCGGATCACCGCGATCGACACCGTCGCCGCCTGCGCCGAACCGGGGGTGGTCGCCGTACTCACCCACGACAACGCGCCCCGGCTGGACAGGGTGGAAAGCGGCGAGCACGTCATCCTCCAGTCGGACCGGGTCGCCTTCCGGGGCCAGTTCATCGGCGCGGTGCTGGCGCAGACCCCGGAGACCGCCCGGTACGCCGCCGGACTGGTCCGGTTCACCTACGACGCCGGCCAGCCCGACCTGGACCTGCGGGTGGACCGGGACGACTTCACGGTGCCGGCGCAGGTGCTGCCGCAGTTCCCGATGAACACCACCCAGGGAGACGTCGACACCGCGCTCGCCACGGCCGCGGTCACCCTGGACGCCACGTACACCACGCCGATGGTCCACCACAATCCGATGGAGCCGCACAGCACCGTCGCGCACTGGACCGACAACCGGCTCACCCTCTACGTCTCCAGCCAGGGGGTCTACCGGGTCAAGCAGGTGGTGATGGCCCTGTTCGCGCTCGAAGCCGACCAGGTACGGGTGATCTCCCGGCACGTCGGCGGTGGATTCGGCTCCAAGGTGCTGCCGCGCGCGGACGTGGTTCTGGCGGTCATGGCCGCCCGGATGCTGCCCGGTCGGCCGGTGAAGTTCGCGCTCACCCGCCAGCAGATGTTCGCCCAGGTCGGCTACCGCTCCCCGACCATCCAGCGGGTCCGGCTCGGTGCCGACGGCGCGGGTCGGCTGGTGGCGATCGAGCACGGGTCGGTGGAGCAGACCTCCAGGGTGGTCGAGTTCGCCGAGCACGCCACCCGGATGACGCAGAGCGTCTACGCCGCCCCGCACCGGCGCAGCTCGCAGCGGCTGGCGGCGCTGGACGTACCGACGCCGAGCATCATGCGGGCGCCGGGGGAAACGCCGGGGATGTGGGCGCTGGAGTCGGCGATGGACGAGATGGCCATCGCCTGCGGGCTGGACCCGATCGAGTTCCGGATCCTCAACGAGCCGAGCGTGCACCCGACCACCGGCCTGCCGTTCTCCAGCCGGAACCTGGTCGAGTGCCTGCGCGAGGGGGCCCGCCGGTTCGGCTGGGAGGGGCGGGATCCGACGCCGGGCAGCCGCCGGGAGGCGGGGTGGCTGGTCGGTACGGGGGTGGCCGCGTCGACGTACGGGGTGCTGAGCTTCCCCGGTTCGGTGGCCCGGATCCGGCTCGGATCGGACGCCCGGTACGCGGTCGAGATCGCCGCCGCCGACATCGGCACCGGCGCCTGGACCGCGCTGACCCAGATCGCCGCCGACGCGCTGGGGGTGGGGGTCGACCGGATCGATCTCGCCATCGGGGACACCGTCCTGCCGATGGCCACGGGGGCCGGTGGTTCGACCGGGATCACCTGCTGGGGGTCGACGATCGTGGCGGCGGCCGACCAGTTCCGCCGGACCCTGGCCGACCAGTACGGCGGGCAGGTGCCGCCGGACGGGCTGGAGGTCGAGGCGGCGATGCCGGTGAACCCGCACGTCGGCAAGTTCGCGATGGACAGCTTCGGCGCCCAGTTCGCCGAGGTACGCGTACACCCGGAGACCGGTGAGGTACGGGTGACCCGGCTGCTCGGTGTCTTCGCCGTCGGGAAGGTGATCAACGCGAAGACCGGGCGGTCACAGCTCGTCGGCGGCATGACCATGGGGCTGTCGATGGCGTTGCACGAGCACAGCGTGCTCGATCACCGGTTCGGTCACGTGGTGAACCAGGACCTGGCCCAGTATCACGTGGCGAGCAACGCGGACGTGGGTTCGGTGGAGGCGTACTGGGTGGACGAGCACGATCCGTACGTGAATCCGATGGGGTCGAAGGGGATGGGTGAGATCGGGATCGTGGGGACGGCGGCGGCTGTGGGTAATGCTGTTTTTCACGCTACTGGGGTTCGGGTTCGGGATCTGCCGTTGACTCTGGACAAGCTGTTGGGGCGGCTCTAG
- a CDS encoding EamA family transporter, producing MTTRNPALGVIMVLSASALFAVNGTVSKLVLRAGIEAPQLTLIRAAGAFAGLLLLSVLLRPGVRRLRVTLRDLPLLIGFGLAGFFLTPMLYFVAISRLPVGIGLLFEYTAPLLVALWARFGQHQRARPRLWFGLAASLAGLACVAEIWGSLNLDGVGVLAGLMAAVVLACYYVLGARGVQQRDTLSLTTWAFGASAVAGLLTRAVTTGSGGWEPLGERSGGVPVLLLCAYVVVLGSIAPFLLVSGALRHLPATSVSILGMAEPVIASIVAWLTLGTTESLTPIQITGGLVVLAGVALAETARLPTPLPTPDHRVDHEVSYLETPDPAR from the coding sequence GTGACGACTCGTAACCCGGCTCTCGGCGTGATCATGGTCCTCTCGGCCAGCGCGCTGTTCGCGGTCAACGGCACCGTGTCGAAGCTGGTGCTGCGCGCCGGGATCGAGGCACCGCAGCTCACCCTGATCCGGGCGGCGGGTGCCTTCGCCGGGCTGCTGCTGTTGAGCGTGCTGCTGCGTCCGGGCGTACGCCGCCTGCGGGTCACCCTCCGCGACCTGCCGCTGCTGATCGGGTTCGGCCTGGCCGGGTTCTTCCTCACCCCGATGCTCTACTTCGTGGCGATCTCCCGCCTGCCGGTCGGGATCGGGCTGCTGTTCGAGTACACCGCACCGCTGCTGGTCGCGCTCTGGGCCCGGTTCGGCCAGCACCAGCGGGCCCGCCCCCGGCTCTGGTTCGGGCTGGCCGCGAGCCTGGCGGGGCTGGCCTGTGTGGCCGAGATCTGGGGCTCGCTGAACCTGGACGGGGTCGGCGTACTCGCCGGGCTCATGGCGGCGGTGGTGCTCGCCTGTTACTACGTGCTCGGCGCGCGGGGTGTGCAGCAGCGGGACACCCTCTCCCTGACCACCTGGGCGTTCGGCGCGTCGGCCGTGGCCGGTCTGTTGACCAGGGCGGTCACCACCGGCAGCGGGGGTTGGGAGCCGCTCGGGGAGCGCAGCGGCGGCGTACCGGTCCTGCTGCTCTGCGCGTACGTGGTGGTGCTCGGCTCGATCGCGCCGTTCCTGCTCGTCTCCGGCGCCCTGCGCCACCTGCCGGCGACCAGCGTCAGCATCCTCGGCATGGCCGAACCCGTGATCGCCTCGATCGTCGCCTGGCTGACCCTCGGCACCACCGAATCCCTCACCCCCATCCAGATCACCGGCGGCCTCGTAGTCCTAGCCGGCGTAGCCCTAGCCGAAACCGCCCGCCTCCCCACCCCCCTCCCCACCCCCGACCATCGCGTTGATCATGAAGTTAGCTACCTCGAAACGCCCGATCCGGCGCGCTAA
- a CDS encoding alkaline phosphatase family protein, with protein sequence MTGPSARPDPAARPGAVTLPFGAHGPFDQVRPEYGGDSLADLLPSVLAVLGVPGATDPLGLTAQLAGVRRIAVLLVDGLGWYQLPTAAPYAPVLTDLVARTGRPLTSGFPSTTPTSLVSLGTGAAPGAHGVLGFRVNVPGTDRVLTHINWSGTADDPRAPDPDPRTWQPLPTQFELAEAAGVAVTVVSRPEHAGSGLTVAANSGGVYRGAAEVDTLATEMLAALTAGPGPTLVSGYHPDIDKHGHLSGVDSTAWREAVADLDRLLDRLVHGLPADAALLVTADHGQLNVPPDRRFDLDLDPRLRAGVRVAAGEPRVRYLHALPGAVDDVLAAWTEVLGPAAWVAPRAEAVAAGWFGPVPEAHLARIGDVVVCCRDSYAVLATRTDAPIEANLVAYHGSWTAAEMTIPLLLARP encoded by the coding sequence ATGACCGGTCCCTCGGCCCGGCCCGACCCCGCCGCCCGGCCCGGTGCGGTGACGCTGCCGTTCGGTGCCCACGGTCCGTTCGACCAGGTACGACCGGAGTACGGCGGGGACAGTCTCGCCGACCTGCTGCCCAGCGTGCTGGCGGTGCTCGGGGTGCCGGGGGCCACCGATCCGCTGGGGCTGACCGCCCAACTCGCCGGCGTACGCCGGATCGCGGTCCTGCTGGTCGACGGACTCGGCTGGTACCAGTTGCCGACCGCGGCCCCGTACGCGCCGGTGCTGACCGACCTGGTGGCCCGGACCGGTCGGCCGCTCACCAGCGGGTTCCCGTCGACCACCCCGACGAGCCTGGTCAGTCTCGGCACCGGGGCGGCGCCGGGGGCGCACGGGGTGCTCGGTTTCCGGGTCAACGTGCCGGGCACCGACCGGGTGCTCACCCACATCAACTGGTCCGGTACGGCCGACGACCCCCGTGCCCCGGACCCGGATCCCCGTACCTGGCAGCCGTTGCCGACCCAGTTCGAACTGGCGGAGGCGGCCGGGGTGGCGGTGACCGTGGTGAGCCGTCCCGAGCATGCCGGCAGCGGCCTGACGGTGGCGGCCAACTCCGGTGGTGTCTACCGGGGTGCCGCCGAGGTGGACACGCTGGCCACCGAGATGCTGGCCGCGCTGACCGCCGGTCCCGGTCCCACCCTGGTCTCCGGTTACCACCCGGACATCGACAAGCACGGGCACCTGTCCGGGGTCGACTCGACGGCCTGGCGGGAGGCGGTGGCCGACCTGGACCGGCTGCTCGACCGGTTGGTCCACGGGCTGCCGGCCGATGCCGCGCTGCTGGTCACGGCCGACCACGGGCAGCTCAACGTCCCGCCGGACCGGCGCTTCGACCTCGATCTCGATCCTCGGCTGCGGGCCGGCGTACGGGTGGCGGCGGGTGAGCCGCGGGTCCGTTACCTGCACGCCCTGCCGGGGGCGGTGGACGACGTGCTGGCCGCCTGGACCGAGGTGCTGGGGCCGGCGGCGTGGGTGGCGCCGAGGGCGGAGGCGGTCGCCGCCGGCTGGTTCGGCCCGGTGCCGGAGGCACACCTGGCCCGGATCGGCGACGTGGTCGTCTGCTGCCGCGACTCGTACGCGGTCCTGGCCACCCGCACCGACGCCCCGATCGAGGCGAACCTCGTCGCGTACCACGGCTCCTGGACCGCCGCCGAGATGACCATCCCCCTCCTCCTCGCCCGCCCCTGA
- a CDS encoding SAV_6107 family HEPN domain-containing protein: MPTSPVQVPTVPAHILPHRTPAQLLMIARRGLAEAAQTRPDGLRYAAAHLAALRAAAAMLAARARPAPTRRNRVTSVWALLVLVAPELGEWATYFATGATKRAAAEAGIPRVVTAREADDLLRSAEQFVAVVEAALGLSHQPAIDGLAA, encoded by the coding sequence ATGCCGACCAGCCCGGTTCAGGTGCCGACGGTGCCGGCGCACATACTGCCGCACCGGACTCCGGCCCAGCTGCTCATGATTGCCCGGCGCGGGCTGGCGGAAGCCGCCCAGACCCGACCCGACGGCCTGCGGTACGCGGCGGCGCACCTGGCCGCCCTGCGCGCCGCCGCGGCGATGCTCGCCGCCCGTGCCCGTCCCGCACCCACCCGCCGCAACCGGGTCACCAGCGTCTGGGCCCTGCTCGTGCTCGTCGCACCGGAGCTGGGGGAGTGGGCCACCTACTTCGCCACCGGCGCGACCAAGCGGGCCGCCGCCGAGGCCGGCATCCCGCGGGTGGTGACCGCCCGGGAGGCCGACGACCTGCTCCGCTCGGCCGAGCAGTTCGTGGCCGTGGTCGAGGCCGCGCTCGGCCTGTCCCACCAACCCGCCATCGACGGACTCGCCGCCTGA
- a CDS encoding DNA polymerase Y family protein encodes MGGGTGEAGRPAPVRTLLVWCPDWPVIAAEIVDGVPASAPVAVLHANRVLACSTAARAEGVRRGLRKREAQSRCPQLIAVDHDPGRDARAFESVVAAIEEVAAGVEVIRPGVCALAARGPARYFGGEEQAAERIVEHVAQTCLVESQIGIADGLFAAGLAARTGQIVPPGGAPEFLADLPVEALGRPSLTDLLRRLGLRTLADFAALPAGDVLARFGFDAALAHQLAAGRDHRRLAVRRPPPDLAVTETYDEALDRVDAAAFAARALAERLHETLAGHALACTRLGIEAVTEHGQELHRVWRHDGLLTSAAIADRVRWQLDGWLSGTNRRPGAAGRVAPSRPTSGIIRLRLIPDGLLAQAGLQPGLWGETGVERDRAHRALSRVQGILGPESVLTAVLGGGRSDADRARLVPWGDERTPGRPAEPPWPGRLPPPAPAVVLAAPLPAAVYDDAGEPVTVTARLQVSAAPVRLVVGAAAPVEIVGWAGPWPLDERWWAPAESRRRARFQVRLADGGALLLSLAGGQWAVEAIYD; translated from the coding sequence ATGGGGGGCGGGACGGGGGAGGCCGGGCGGCCGGCACCGGTGCGCACCCTGCTCGTCTGGTGCCCGGACTGGCCGGTCATCGCGGCCGAGATCGTCGACGGGGTGCCGGCGTCGGCCCCGGTCGCCGTGTTGCACGCCAACCGGGTCCTTGCCTGCTCCACCGCCGCCCGTGCCGAAGGGGTGCGCCGTGGGCTGCGTAAACGGGAGGCACAGAGCCGCTGCCCGCAACTGATCGCGGTCGACCACGATCCCGGTCGGGACGCCCGCGCCTTCGAGTCGGTGGTCGCCGCGATCGAGGAAGTGGCCGCCGGGGTCGAGGTGATCCGGCCGGGTGTCTGCGCGCTCGCCGCTCGCGGCCCCGCCCGCTACTTCGGTGGCGAGGAACAGGCCGCCGAGCGGATCGTCGAGCACGTCGCCCAGACCTGCCTGGTGGAGAGCCAGATCGGCATCGCCGACGGGCTGTTCGCCGCCGGCCTGGCCGCCCGCACCGGGCAGATCGTCCCGCCCGGCGGCGCTCCGGAGTTCCTGGCCGACCTGCCGGTGGAGGCACTCGGCCGACCGTCCCTGACCGACCTGCTGCGTCGGCTCGGGCTGCGTACCCTGGCCGATTTCGCGGCCTTGCCCGCAGGCGACGTGCTGGCCCGGTTCGGGTTCGACGCCGCGCTCGCCCACCAACTCGCGGCCGGCCGCGACCACCGCCGGCTCGCGGTCCGCCGCCCGCCGCCCGACCTGGCCGTGACCGAGACGTACGACGAAGCGCTGGACCGGGTCGACGCCGCCGCGTTCGCCGCCCGTGCCCTCGCCGAACGGCTGCACGAGACCCTCGCCGGACACGCCCTGGCCTGCACCCGGCTCGGCATCGAGGCGGTCACCGAGCACGGCCAGGAACTGCACCGGGTCTGGCGGCACGACGGGCTGCTCACCTCGGCCGCGATCGCCGACCGGGTGCGCTGGCAGCTCGACGGCTGGCTCTCCGGGACCAACCGGCGTCCCGGTGCCGCCGGGCGGGTCGCACCGTCCCGGCCGACCTCGGGGATCATCCGGCTCCGGCTGATCCCCGACGGGCTGCTGGCCCAGGCCGGCCTCCAGCCGGGACTGTGGGGCGAGACCGGCGTCGAGCGGGACCGGGCACACCGGGCGCTGAGCCGGGTGCAGGGCATCCTCGGCCCCGAGTCGGTGCTCACCGCCGTGCTCGGCGGTGGGCGGTCCGACGCCGACCGGGCCCGGCTGGTGCCGTGGGGCGACGAACGGACCCCGGGCCGACCGGCGGAGCCGCCCTGGCCGGGGCGGTTGCCGCCGCCGGCACCGGCGGTGGTGCTGGCCGCGCCGCTGCCGGCCGCGGTCTACGACGACGCGGGTGAACCGGTCACGGTGACCGCCAGGTTGCAGGTCAGCGCCGCCCCGGTCCGGTTGGTGGTGGGCGCCGCCGCGCCGGTCGAGATCGTCGGCTGGGCCGGGCCCTGGCCGCTGGACGAGCGTTGGTGGGCGCCGGCCGAGTCCCGGCGCCGGGCCCGCTTCCAGGTCCGGCTCGCCGACGGGGGTGCGCTGCTGCTCTCCCTCGCCGGTGGCCAGTGGGCGGTGGAGGCGATTTATGACTGA
- a CDS encoding aldo/keto reductase — MQTVALGRTGEQVSQLALGCMLMGTMTDEESSYAMLDRYLDAGGTFLDTANCYAWWPGPPFRGGESESLLGRWFARSGRRDQVFLATKGTAWVADPAAVLDGRVRAPHGYSGAGADTVRRELDDSLRRLGTDHVDLYYVHVDDHSTPLEETLESLAGLVTAGKVRYLGWSNVHTWRLESIRQLCDRYGWPAPVALQQQHSYLRRRPGVDHSAIVDDEQLDYLRAHDDLTLVAYSPILKGSYDDATKRREHPVLDPYRGADSTARLAVLDAIAAELDVTPNQLVLAWLLHQDNPTLVPLIGPRTLPHYEAALPALDLKLTPDHLTRLNQTTA; from the coding sequence ATGCAAACCGTCGCTCTGGGCCGCACCGGCGAGCAGGTCAGCCAGCTCGCTCTCGGCTGCATGCTGATGGGCACGATGACCGACGAGGAGTCGTCGTACGCGATGCTCGACCGCTACCTCGACGCCGGCGGCACCTTCCTCGACACCGCCAACTGTTACGCCTGGTGGCCCGGACCACCGTTCCGGGGCGGCGAGAGCGAGTCCCTCCTGGGCCGCTGGTTCGCCCGTTCCGGGCGCCGCGACCAGGTGTTCCTCGCCACCAAGGGCACCGCCTGGGTGGCCGACCCGGCCGCCGTACTCGACGGCCGAGTACGGGCCCCCCACGGCTACTCCGGTGCCGGCGCCGACACCGTACGCCGCGAACTCGACGACAGCCTGCGCCGGCTCGGCACCGACCACGTCGACCTCTACTACGTGCACGTCGACGACCACTCCACCCCGCTGGAGGAGACCCTGGAGTCGCTCGCCGGCCTCGTCACCGCCGGCAAGGTCCGCTACCTCGGGTGGTCCAACGTGCACACCTGGCGGCTGGAGAGCATCCGCCAGCTCTGCGACCGGTACGGCTGGCCGGCCCCGGTCGCCCTTCAGCAGCAGCACTCCTACCTGCGCCGCCGCCCCGGCGTGGACCACTCCGCGATCGTCGACGACGAGCAGCTCGACTACCTGCGGGCGCACGACGACCTCACCCTGGTCGCGTACTCGCCGATCCTCAAGGGCAGCTACGACGACGCCACCAAGCGCCGCGAACACCCCGTACTCGACCCGTACCGGGGTGCCGACTCGACCGCCCGGCTCGCCGTACTCGACGCCATCGCCGCCGAACTCGACGTCACCCCGAACCAACTGGTCCTGGCCTGGCTCCTACACCAGGACAACCCCACCCTCGTCCCCCTGATCGGCCCCAGAACCCTCCCCCACTACGAAGCCGCCCTCCCCGCCCTAGACCTCAAACTAACCCCGGACCACCTAACCCGCCTGAACCAGACCACCGCCTGA
- a CDS encoding 2Fe-2S iron-sulfur cluster-binding protein has protein sequence MDTEVTLRVDGTVYTLGVDTRTTLLDALRERLGITSPKKGCDHGQCGACTVLLDGWRSNSCLALAVAHDGAEITTAAGLAVDGTLHPMQEAFVECDAFQCGYCTPGQIVSAVGMLDEVDSGWPSAVTAAGDVEVVLDEAEIRERMSGNICRCAAYANIVPAIARVARR, from the coding sequence GTGGATACCGAAGTGACGTTGCGGGTGGACGGGACCGTCTACACGCTGGGGGTGGACACCCGGACCACGCTCCTGGACGCGCTGCGGGAGCGACTCGGCATCACCAGCCCGAAGAAGGGCTGTGACCACGGGCAGTGCGGAGCCTGCACGGTCCTGCTCGACGGGTGGCGGTCCAACAGTTGCCTCGCCCTCGCCGTCGCCCACGACGGGGCGGAGATCACCACCGCCGCCGGGCTGGCCGTGGACGGCACCCTGCACCCGATGCAGGAGGCGTTCGTCGAGTGCGACGCCTTCCAGTGCGGCTACTGCACCCCCGGCCAGATCGTCTCCGCGGTGGGCATGCTGGACGAGGTCGACTCCGGGTGGCCGAGCGCGGTGACCGCCGCCGGTGACGTCGAGGTGGTGCTCGACGAGGCGGAGATCCGGGAACGGATGAGCGGCAACATCTGCCGCTGCGCGGCGTACGCCAACATCGTCCCCGCCATCGCCCGGGTGGCCCGCCGATGA
- a CDS encoding methyltransferase domain-containing protein yields MERTQIGSGAVRGRPAPATGPYPAPRTAVVWAVLRRELDRLAGRTLTVLDVGGGTGGFAVPLAEAGHRVTVVDASPDALAALTRRAAEAGVADRILAVQGDGDALAGLVEPAGADLVLCHAVLEVVDDPAGVVAAVATALRPGGAASVLVASRAAAVLSRAMNGHLDVAAALLADPDGCAGPRDTLRRRYDAETAAALLGAAGLRVEQTHGVRVFADLIPAAAADGDPQALLDLEIAAAALPPYRDMAAQLHLFARRPE; encoded by the coding sequence GTGGAGCGAACACAGATCGGGTCCGGCGCGGTGCGCGGCCGACCGGCGCCAGCAACCGGACCGTACCCGGCCCCGCGTACGGCAGTGGTCTGGGCGGTGCTGCGCCGGGAACTCGACCGGCTCGCCGGGCGGACCCTGACCGTCCTGGACGTCGGCGGCGGCACCGGCGGCTTCGCCGTACCGCTGGCCGAGGCCGGGCACCGGGTGACCGTGGTCGATGCCAGCCCGGACGCGCTCGCCGCGCTGACCCGGCGGGCCGCCGAGGCGGGGGTGGCCGACCGGATCCTGGCCGTCCAGGGGGACGGGGACGCTCTCGCCGGGCTGGTCGAGCCGGCCGGCGCCGACCTGGTGCTCTGCCATGCCGTGCTGGAGGTGGTCGACGATCCGGCCGGTGTGGTGGCGGCGGTGGCGACCGCGTTGCGCCCCGGTGGGGCGGCGAGTGTGCTGGTCGCGAGCCGGGCGGCGGCCGTACTGAGCCGGGCGATGAACGGGCACCTCGACGTCGCCGCCGCGCTGCTCGCCGACCCGGACGGGTGCGCCGGGCCACGGGACACCCTGCGACGGCGTTACGACGCGGAGACCGCCGCCGCGCTGCTCGGCGCCGCCGGGCTGCGGGTGGAGCAGACCCACGGCGTACGCGTCTTCGCCGATCTGATCCCCGCCGCCGCTGCCGACGGTGACCCGCAGGCGCTGCTGGACCTGGAGATCGCCGCGGCGGCCCTGCCCCCCTACCGGGACATGGCCGCCCAACTGCACCTCTTCGCCCGCCGCCCCGAATGA
- a CDS encoding FAD binding domain-containing protein: MRPLRYARAQDVPQAVRMLAEAPYGAYLAGGTNLVDLMKLGVATPELLVDVRRLTSERIEDLPDGGILVGAAVRNSELAADPTIRTRYPVLSQALLAGASGQLRNLATTGGNMLQRTRCPYFQNITTPCNKRVPGTGCSAREGHQRDMAILGASSECVATHPSDMAVALAALDAVVRTRGPDGDRSIPLTELHRLPGEEPGRDTVLRHGELIMNVELPPLGFAANSRYRKVRDRASYAFALVSVAAAVDVVDGVVRDVRLALGGVAHKPWRANRAEDLLRGAPATEHSFAEAADAELAAARPLPGNAFKVPLARAVIIRTLLDLTEDLAEDGR; the protein is encoded by the coding sequence ATGAGGCCGCTGCGCTACGCCCGCGCCCAGGACGTACCCCAGGCGGTACGGATGCTCGCCGAGGCGCCGTACGGGGCGTACCTCGCCGGCGGGACGAACCTGGTCGACCTGATGAAGCTCGGAGTGGCCACACCGGAACTGCTGGTCGACGTACGGCGGCTCACCTCCGAGCGGATCGAGGACCTGCCCGACGGCGGGATCCTGGTCGGCGCGGCGGTACGCAACAGCGAACTGGCCGCCGACCCGACGATCCGTACCCGCTATCCGGTGCTCTCCCAGGCGCTGCTCGCCGGTGCCTCGGGCCAGTTGCGCAACCTCGCCACCACCGGCGGGAACATGCTCCAACGCACCCGCTGCCCGTACTTCCAGAACATCACCACCCCGTGCAACAAGCGCGTACCCGGCACCGGGTGCTCGGCCCGTGAGGGGCACCAGCGGGACATGGCGATCCTCGGCGCCTCCTCGGAGTGCGTCGCCACCCACCCGTCGGACATGGCGGTCGCGCTGGCCGCGCTCGACGCGGTGGTCCGTACCCGGGGACCGGACGGCGACCGGAGCATCCCGCTCACCGAGCTGCACCGGCTGCCCGGCGAGGAGCCCGGCCGGGACACCGTCCTGCGCCACGGCGAGCTGATCATGAATGTGGAGCTGCCGCCGCTCGGGTTCGCCGCGAACTCCCGGTACCGCAAGGTCCGCGACCGGGCGTCGTACGCGTTCGCCCTGGTCTCGGTGGCCGCGGCGGTCGACGTCGTGGACGGCGTCGTACGCGACGTCCGGCTCGCCCTCGGCGGGGTGGCGCACAAGCCGTGGCGGGCCAACCGGGCCGAGGACCTGCTCCGTGGCGCCCCGGCGACCGAGCACAGCTTCGCCGAGGCGGCCGACGCCGAACTGGCCGCCGCGCGTCCGCTGCCCGGCAACGCGTTCAAGGTGCCGCTGGCCCGCGCGGTCATCATCCGTACCCTGCTCGACCTCACCGAGGACCTGGCCGAGGACGGCCGGTGA